AGCAAATGTTTCTCCGACAGTTGTGCATAAAACTTTGATAATCCAGAAAAAAATCGTAACTTGTGGAACTTTATTTAGCATTTGTCTGCCTAGTGATGGATTGACTGAATTTCCACCTGAATTAGTTGACATATTCTCACTAATTCCTTGATCTTTCATAACAATCGATTCCTCCTAATATTCTTTGTCTATAAACTGTACAGTTATTTCTTTGCCTATTTCGATAAAATGAACTATGTCCTTAACTAATGACATCAAGGCAATTTTAAATACGTAAGAGGCATACACCCATTTTAAAAGAACAACATAAAAGGAATCTTAGTGGATATTTAATAGACAATTAAGATTAGATTAAAAATGAATTAATTACAAAAAACGACAGCAATAAACTGTCGTTTTCCTTCTTAAGATTATTTTTAATTTTAGTTTTTGTTATATCAACATCTGATTGTATTAATGAATACTGTTTTTTCATAAAATCCCTAATGATATTTTACAGCATAAATTCTATACGAAAAACTTGTTAACTCACAATTCCATTCATTTATAGTATCTTTTACTATAAGCATGGCGATACATCTTTTCTGGAAAATCCGTAAAAATAGCATCGACTCCTATTGCTTCCATTAAATCATAATCTTCTTCTTTGTTAATCGTATAAACACGTACTTTATTCCCTAACTCTATAGCCTTTTTCACAGCTTGACGTTTGGCAGCTACAAGCGAAACATGAAGTGCATGCGTACCAAGCATTTCTCCATACTCATCTAAATTGACCAAAATCTTCATGAATAATGCTCCCACTTCATTGTAAGGTGCTTTTTCAATAACTCTTTCTACAATTTCATGGTCAAACGATGAAAACAGTACGCGTTCCATCATATCGTGAGATTTTACCGTTGCTATTACATCGTCTTCTAATCCAGGATATTCAAAAACATCCGTTTTCAATTCGATGTTAATCATATGATGAGTAGCTTTGAAAACATCAAGCACTTCATCTAGGGTTGGTATTTTTTCACCTGCAAATTGCTCACCTTTCCATGAACCAAAATCGTATGAGCGAATTTCTTCAAAAGTCATATCTCGAATATAGCCTTTTCCATTTGACGTACGATCAATTTTTTCATCATGATTGATTACTAAAACACCGTCTTTCGTACGCTGAACATCTAACTCAACTCCGTAAATTGGTAGTCTAGCTGCTTCTCGAAATGATGCTAATGTATTTTCTGGAAAGGTACCCGATGCACCACGATGTGCAAATATATTCATTTGATTCATTCCTCCAACCGATTCTACTTGTTACCTCCATCCTACAGTGCATACCACAATTAAACAACGTTTAACTTCATTTAAAATGATAATAAGCGTATAGTAGTAATTATCACCCTATTAAGAACGGGAGGCTGATTTCGTGACACAACATCCTGATTTTAAAGAAGAAGAACAACATTTAGCTTATACAAAATATTATATGCAAAAATTGTTAGACGAATCAAAACGTGATGTACAAACTGCCCAAGAAAATATTCGTACTGCTATGGCTGATTTAGATTATTTAGATTCCAGTTTAAGCTACCAAAATATTTTAACGAATGCTCGCTTTTTTGATATGGCAAAAAATCAACGTGAAGGATTAGAGGCAATTCGTCAAAAACCTTATTTCGCACGTATTCACTTTCAAAAAGAAAATGAGCCAGCTGAAAAATTGTACATTGGGAAGACATCTTTGTTTGATCGCGAAACACAAGAACCTATAATTGTCGATTGGCGTTCACCCGTTGCAAATGTCTATTATGATGGACGTCTTGGTGATTTAACGTACGAAGTAAATGGTGAGGAATATAAAGGACATCTATACTCCAAAAGACAATATAAAATTGAAAAAGGACGATTACTTGAGGTACGTGATATTGACCTCACGACAAATGATGAGCTCTTGCAAGATGCACTTGCTGGAAAAGCAGATGTTCGGTTGACGGAAATTGTTTCAACGATTCAAGCTGAGCAGAACGAAGTCATTCGAGCACACTTAAAACAACCAATTCTTGTTCAAGGTGCAGCCGGTAGTGGCAAAACAACAATTGCCCTTCATAGAATCTCTTATTTTCTATATACGATGGGCGAACATTTCCGTGCACAAGACTTAATGATTCTAGCCCCCAACAAATTGTTTATCGATTATATCGCGGACGTTTTGCCAGAACTCGGTGTTGGACAAATTTGTCAAACAACATTTGCTGAGTATGTACAAAATGCTACCAATATAAAGCTAAAATTACAAAATCCAAATCAGCAACTGGAAAAGTTAGTGCAACAAGATGAAATAGATGAAATTGCTCTATGGGTATCGAAG
This window of the Rummeliibacillus pycnus genome carries:
- a CDS encoding glycerophosphodiester phosphodiesterase, with protein sequence MNIFAHRGASGTFPENTLASFREAARLPIYGVELDVQRTKDGVLVINHDEKIDRTSNGKGYIRDMTFEEIRSYDFGSWKGEQFAGEKIPTLDEVLDVFKATHHMINIELKTDVFEYPGLEDDVIATVKSHDMMERVLFSSFDHEIVERVIEKAPYNEVGALFMKILVNLDEYGEMLGTHALHVSLVAAKRQAVKKAIELGNKVRVYTINKEEDYDLMEAIGVDAIFTDFPEKMYRHAYSKRYYK